The genomic window ATCGTTTTGTATTTCCGTTTTTCGTGCTACTCATTGCTCCCCGGCTGGCTTCTGCTGATGAGGGGATGTGGACTTTTGATAATCCGCCGCTTACGCAGTGGGCTGAAAAGTACAACTTCACCCCGGACCAGGCCTGGCTTGACCACGTGCGCTTGGCAAGTCTGCGCTTTAACAATGGTGGTTCAGGTTCCTTTGTGAGTAAGGGTGGCCTGGTGCTCACCAATCATCACGTGGCCCGCGGCCAAATTCAAAAGCTGTCGACGCCCGACAACGACCTGGTCGCCAATGGATTTTATGCCACTAGCCTGGAAGAAGAGCTGCCCTGCCCCGACCTGGAACTTAATCAGCTCATCAGCATGGAGAATGTCACCGACCGTATCCAGGCTGCCGTGGCGGATATCATCGAACCCGCTGAGGCGATTAAAAAACGGCGGGCCGTGATCGCCGAGATTGAAAAAGAAAGCATGGACGCCACCGGACTTCGAAGCGATGTGGTGGCCCTGTATGGCGGTGGTGAGTACTGGCTTTACCGTTATAAACGGTTCACTGATGTCAGGCTGGTATGGGCGCCGGAAGGGCAGGCCGCCTTCTTCGGGGGCGATCTGGACAACTTCACCTATCCGCGCCACGACCTGGACGCCACTTTCCTGCGGGTATATGAAAACAATGAACCCTATCACCCGGATCACTATTTTACCTGGAGTGAAAGTGGCGCTGAAGAGGACGAGCTGGTTCTGGTTATTGGGAATCCCGGCTCAACCAATCGCCTGCATACCTTAGCCCAGCTGGGATACCAGCGGGACTACCTGTACCACTTAACTATTGAGTACATCAATCAGCTGTTAGGTTGGTATCGGGAGTACGCCGCACAAGGGGATGAGCCCGCCCGGCAGGCGCTAAACAACATCTTTGGGCTTGAAAATGCTCTCAAGGTCCGCACCGGCGAGTTTGAAGGATTAATGAACCCTGATATC from Candidatus Neomarinimicrobiota bacterium includes these protein-coding regions:
- a CDS encoding S46 family peptidase yields the protein MKLRHYRFVFPFFVLLIAPRLASADEGMWTFDNPPLTQWAEKYNFTPDQAWLDHVRLASLRFNNGGSGSFVSKGGLVLTNHHVARGQIQKLSTPDNDLVANGFYATSLEEELPCPDLELNQLISMENVTDRIQAAVADIIEPAEAIKKRRAVIAEIEKESMDATGLRSDVVALYGGGEYWLYRYKRFTDVRLVWAPEGQAAFFGGDLDNFTYPRHDLDATFLRVYENNEPYHPDHYFTWSESGAEEDELVLVIGNPGSTNRLHTLAQLGYQRDYLYHLTIEYINQLLGWYREYAAQGDEPARQALNNIFGLENALKVRTGEFEGLMNPDIMAKKDQEEEDFRKRIMDNRRLAEEYGEIWSIIEGVVEKEKTTLKESYYREISGNLFRYALTIVRYVEEIPKPDAERYPGFHDSELPSLKFRLFSPAPTYPEMEEYVAGKFLDQAKEVLGKNDPFIKTAMGRKSGSNVAQKLFDGTRMTDVEYRRELVDGGKEAVTKSKDPLIVLARKLDPLFREMHEWREENISGVLTPALEKLGRARFDVFGKSKNPDATFTLRISYGPAASYIMGTTVVPYKTTFFGLYDRATSMGNKSPFNLAPRWVGKDKQLDLSTPVNFVCTADIIGGNSGSPM